Proteins co-encoded in one Gracilimonas sp. genomic window:
- the scpB gene encoding SMC-Scp complex subunit ScpB: protein MRNDYEFVDGTRLSSVIEALIFASEEPIPGSKIREIIVDNEEQIEITEETVSDFVDKLNERYDENGLSFRIQALGGGYTFVTQKKYHYWLSIFQHENAYRKLSQSAIESLAIVAYRQPITKPEVDQIRGVDSGYILRQLMEKALIEVSGRADSPGKPLLYRTTKHFLRHFGINSVDELPKPREIDEILKDDDMAEHRQLLMERQLMMEEMNDEDEEVTKEDVAEELLTEYQEKKAARESEEHEEVEEEQAQPENENEERENNEEE, encoded by the coding sequence ATGAGAAACGATTATGAATTTGTTGATGGCACCCGGCTTTCATCGGTGATTGAAGCCCTGATTTTTGCCAGTGAGGAGCCTATTCCCGGTTCCAAAATCCGGGAAATCATTGTTGATAATGAAGAACAGATTGAAATTACTGAAGAAACGGTATCTGATTTCGTTGACAAGCTGAACGAACGCTATGATGAAAATGGACTGAGCTTTCGCATCCAGGCGCTGGGTGGGGGCTATACTTTTGTCACGCAGAAGAAATATCATTACTGGCTCAGTATCTTCCAGCACGAAAATGCCTACCGGAAGTTGTCGCAATCGGCTATTGAGTCGCTTGCCATAGTAGCTTATCGCCAGCCCATCACCAAGCCGGAAGTGGACCAGATACGAGGTGTTGATTCCGGGTATATCTTGCGTCAGCTAATGGAGAAAGCTCTGATTGAAGTTTCCGGCCGCGCCGACAGCCCCGGAAAGCCGCTCTTATACCGAACTACAAAGCATTTTCTGCGTCATTTTGGAATTAACTCGGTGGATGAATTGCCGAAGCCACGCGAGATCGATGAAATTCTGAAGGATGATGACATGGCTGAGCATCGTCAGTTATTGATGGAGCGCCAGCTTATGATGGAGGAAATGAATGATGAAGATGAAGAAGTAACCAAAGAAGATGTTGCCGAAGAACTGTTGACTGAATACCAGGAAAAGAAGGCAGCCAGAGAATCAGAAGAACATGAAGAGGTTGAGGAAGAACAAGCTCAACCTGAAAATGAAAATGAAGAAAGAGAAAATAACGAGGAAGAATGA
- a CDS encoding pseudouridine synthase has product MSNHKGGNKSGKRRPKNKADSKKAATADQNYSKDEEIRLNKFIAHAGFCSRRDADEYISAGKVQVNGQVTTELGTKVRRKDSVVVDGQNLSLEPFVYLLLHKSKDVITTTDDDRDRTTVMDQIEDATGYRVYPVGRLDRNTTGLLVLTNDGDLAHRLMHPSYEVRKTYQVSTENPLSEGQLEQYLEGVELEDGIAKGYNITQFVDDPYTFEMSVFEGRNRLIRRMVEFHGTEVTKLKRIEYAGLTLKDVPMGRWRYLRQNEINNLRKLVKLETLDFNKGK; this is encoded by the coding sequence ATGAGTAACCATAAAGGTGGAAATAAATCAGGAAAGAGAAGACCCAAAAATAAGGCGGATTCTAAAAAAGCAGCCACCGCAGACCAGAATTATTCCAAAGACGAGGAAATCAGGTTAAATAAATTTATAGCCCATGCCGGGTTTTGCTCGCGCCGTGATGCAGACGAGTATATTTCTGCGGGTAAGGTCCAGGTTAACGGGCAAGTGACTACAGAGTTAGGCACAAAGGTCCGGCGCAAAGATTCGGTTGTAGTAGACGGCCAAAACCTGAGTTTGGAACCATTTGTATATCTGCTGCTGCATAAGTCCAAAGATGTAATTACCACAACCGATGATGACCGCGACCGGACAACGGTGATGGACCAGATTGAAGATGCCACCGGTTATCGCGTATATCCCGTGGGCCGGCTGGATAGAAACACCACCGGGTTACTCGTGTTAACAAACGATGGCGACCTGGCTCACCGGTTGATGCACCCCAGTTATGAAGTTCGAAAAACCTATCAGGTTTCCACTGAAAACCCTCTTTCGGAAGGGCAGCTTGAGCAGTACCTCGAAGGTGTAGAACTTGAAGACGGGATCGCAAAAGGATATAACATTACCCAATTTGTGGATGACCCATATACCTTTGAGATGTCAGTTTTTGAAGGCCGGAACCGATTGATTCGCCGCATGGTAGAATTTCACGGAACAGAAGTAACCAAACTCAAACGGATTGAATATGCAGGACTCACGCTAAAAGACGTTCCGATGGGGAGATGGAGATATCTTCGCCAAAATGAAATTAATAACCTGCGAAAATTGGTTAAGCTTGAGACATTAGACTTTAATAAAGGCAAATAA
- a CDS encoding alpha/beta fold hydrolase yields the protein MEISSISISSGQVESNEGLPIRYDLYSPISRNGLSFPVIIFLHGLKGFKDWGPFPDVCEELARAGYGVVAMNFSLNGIGDNKTEFTELELFERETLSQDLDDVGTVIDALQKGEITDNHSNLNTDVIGLLGHSRGGQTAIAAAVEYAPVHCLVTWSAVADYRERWTEEMKKDWEEQGYTEIENSRTGQKMKVGKVVYEDSVDNAERVIAMERVKDLRIPTLFIHGRDDEAVTYTNSEKLHIACEARDKELRLVANGTHTYGAAHPFEDQDFPKPFAEVLEWTEGWFVEHLR from the coding sequence ATGGAGATTAGCAGTATTTCGATTTCATCCGGACAGGTAGAATCTAATGAAGGGTTGCCGATCCGTTATGATTTGTATTCACCTATTTCAAGAAACGGACTGAGCTTTCCGGTCATTATTTTCCTGCACGGATTAAAAGGTTTCAAAGACTGGGGGCCATTTCCGGATGTTTGCGAAGAACTGGCACGGGCCGGGTATGGAGTAGTTGCCATGAATTTTTCACTCAATGGAATCGGAGACAACAAGACCGAATTCACTGAGTTGGAGCTTTTCGAAAGGGAAACACTTTCTCAGGACCTGGATGATGTAGGAACTGTAATTGATGCGCTGCAAAAAGGTGAGATTACAGATAACCACTCCAATCTAAATACAGATGTGATAGGATTGTTGGGGCATTCCCGTGGTGGGCAAACGGCTATCGCGGCAGCTGTTGAATATGCTCCTGTACACTGTTTGGTCACATGGTCAGCTGTGGCTGATTATCGAGAGCGCTGGACCGAAGAAATGAAAAAAGATTGGGAAGAACAGGGTTATACTGAAATTGAAAACAGCCGGACCGGACAGAAGATGAAGGTCGGGAAAGTGGTATATGAAGACTCCGTGGATAATGCAGAACGGGTTATAGCGATGGAGCGGGTGAAGGATTTGAGAATCCCCACTCTTTTTATTCATGGCAGAGATGATGAAGCTGTGACTTATACCAACTCTGAAAAACTGCATATTGCATGCGAAGCCCGGGATAAAGAGCTTCGGTTGGTTGCCAATGGCACGCATACCTATGGCGCTGCACATCCTTTTGAAGACCAGGATTTCCCCAAACCATTCGCTGAAGTGCTTGAATGGACCGAAGGCTGGTTCGTGGAACACCTTCGCTGA
- a CDS encoding zinc-dependent metalloprotease yields the protein MNYGKNTFTKLAVLLLSFTFVFAGCKTAEQAASSSEKSTRGMRGGPGSDDGMKKYSDVITKDAETDEGLFDVHKVDDKYYYEIPDDLLDREMLLVSRIAKTADNLGYGGEKLNTQIVRWQKKQDKILLRHVSYENVASDTMPIYEAVRNSNFEPIIATFDIAALNEDSTGSVVEITSLFTDDIPSLGLDSGDRREYQVRRVDGSRTFIEHINSYPKNIEARNLITYDASNPPSNSSTGTISLELNHSMIVLPEEEMRSRSYDQRVGFFSVQKTKYTDNAQKAKQIRDITRWKLVPKDKEAYIAWLNGESDELVEPENPIIYYVDPATPKKWREYLIQGVDDWQVAFEAAGFKNAIMGKLPPTKEEDPEFSPEDVRYSVIRYFASPVQNAYGPHVHDPRSGQILESDIGWYHNVMNLLRNWFFIQTAAANPDARGVEFDDEIMGELIRFVSAHEVGHTLGFPHNWGSSYAYTVDQLRDPEFTSNHGTAPSIMDYARFNYVAQPGDGVTNFYPAVGEYDKWVTKWGYTWFPDDMSDEEIEATLNEWTIERADDPVYFYGRQTGSKIDPRSQNEDLTNNAMEAGELGLANLQVITENLIDWTERDGANFEELEELYGNVLSQWYRYMGHALSNIGGVYENHKTYEQDGAVYEPVPEATQREAMEFLQQHAFSSPTWAFSDEILSRVNQSSAIDNFRNYQENVLGSVADAQRIARLIEFERRASGDVYTAFEMMDDLRNGIFTEVRANENIDVHRRNLQRAYIEQMESLMNNELPSIPAQWRQFLGWTQVDVSQSDIRPIVRNQLTILNRDIARALRSGGFDRSTRVHLEDAQMRVEDILDGDD from the coding sequence ATGAACTACGGAAAAAATACTTTTACCAAACTTGCCGTATTGCTTCTGAGTTTTACCTTTGTATTTGCAGGGTGTAAAACAGCAGAACAAGCAGCAAGTTCTTCAGAAAAATCAACACGAGGAATGCGTGGTGGGCCTGGCAGTGATGACGGGATGAAGAAATACAGTGATGTAATCACCAAAGATGCCGAAACAGACGAAGGTCTGTTTGATGTGCATAAAGTTGACGACAAATATTATTACGAAATTCCCGATGACCTTTTAGACCGCGAAATGCTATTAGTGAGTCGTATTGCTAAAACGGCTGATAACCTGGGATACGGCGGTGAAAAGCTGAACACCCAAATCGTGCGGTGGCAAAAGAAACAAGACAAGATTTTGCTCCGCCACGTTTCCTACGAGAACGTCGCCTCAGATACGATGCCTATTTACGAAGCGGTAAGAAATTCGAACTTCGAGCCCATTATCGCAACGTTTGATATTGCCGCTCTGAACGAAGACTCAACCGGTTCCGTAGTTGAAATCACCAGCCTGTTTACCGATGACATCCCATCTTTAGGATTGGATAGCGGTGACAGACGAGAGTATCAGGTGCGCCGTGTTGATGGCAGCCGAACTTTTATTGAGCACATCAACAGTTACCCTAAGAATATTGAAGCACGGAACCTGATTACCTATGACGCCAGTAACCCTCCTTCAAACTCTTCTACCGGAACCATTTCTCTGGAGTTGAACCATAGTATGATTGTACTTCCGGAAGAGGAAATGAGATCTCGTTCGTACGATCAGCGAGTCGGATTCTTCAGTGTCCAGAAAACCAAGTACACGGATAATGCTCAAAAGGCGAAGCAAATCCGCGATATCACCCGATGGAAACTGGTTCCTAAAGATAAAGAAGCCTACATCGCATGGTTAAACGGTGAAAGTGATGAGCTGGTAGAGCCTGAAAATCCGATTATTTATTATGTAGATCCGGCTACACCTAAGAAATGGAGAGAATATCTGATTCAGGGTGTGGATGACTGGCAAGTGGCTTTTGAGGCCGCCGGTTTCAAAAATGCTATCATGGGTAAACTTCCTCCTACCAAAGAAGAAGATCCTGAGTTCAGCCCTGAAGATGTGCGCTATTCTGTAATCCGCTACTTCGCATCTCCGGTACAAAATGCCTACGGTCCGCATGTACATGACCCAAGAAGCGGACAGATACTGGAAAGTGACATTGGCTGGTACCACAACGTGATGAACCTGCTTCGCAACTGGTTCTTCATTCAAACGGCCGCAGCCAACCCGGATGCCCGCGGTGTGGAATTTGATGATGAAATTATGGGTGAACTGATTCGATTTGTATCTGCTCACGAAGTAGGTCACACACTTGGTTTCCCTCACAACTGGGGTTCAAGTTATGCCTACACGGTAGATCAGCTTCGCGATCCTGAGTTTACCTCAAACCACGGAACCGCACCTTCCATTATGGATTATGCCCGTTTCAACTATGTGGCTCAGCCCGGTGACGGAGTTACAAACTTCTATCCTGCTGTTGGTGAATATGACAAATGGGTGACCAAATGGGGTTATACCTGGTTTCCGGATGACATGAGTGACGAAGAAATCGAAGCTACTCTGAATGAGTGGACTATCGAAAGAGCTGACGATCCGGTTTATTTCTATGGTCGTCAGACAGGAAGTAAAATTGATCCTCGTTCTCAGAATGAAGACCTCACCAACAACGCTATGGAAGCCGGTGAACTTGGTCTTGCCAACCTTCAGGTTATTACTGAAAACCTGATTGACTGGACAGAGAGAGATGGAGCTAACTTCGAAGAGCTGGAAGAACTATACGGCAATGTCCTCAGCCAGTGGTACCGTTATATGGGGCATGCACTCAGCAATATTGGCGGTGTGTATGAGAACCACAAGACCTATGAGCAGGACGGTGCGGTTTACGAGCCGGTACCCGAAGCCACACAACGTGAAGCCATGGAGTTTCTTCAGCAGCATGCATTCAGTTCACCAACCTGGGCATTCAGTGATGAAATCCTGAGCCGCGTGAACCAGTCATCTGCAATTGATAACTTCAGAAACTACCAGGAGAATGTACTTGGTAGTGTAGCAGATGCTCAACGAATTGCTCGTCTGATTGAATTTGAGCGACGAGCTTCCGGTGATGTTTACACCGCTTTTGAAATGATGGATGACCTGCGAAACGGTATCTTCACTGAAGTGCGTGCAAACGAAAATATTGACGTGCATCGCAGAAACCTGCAGCGTGCATACATCGAACAGATGGAATCGCTGATGAACAATGAGCTTCCAAGTATTCCTGCTCAATGGAGACAATTTCTTGGCTGGACCCAGGTTGATGTAAGTCAGTCTGATATCCGACCAATCGTTCGAAATCAGCTTACAATTCTGAACCGCGATATCGCTCGTGCGCTCAGAAGTGGTGGATTTGACCGATCAACCCGTGTGCATCTTGAGGACGCGCAAATGAGAGTTGAAGACATTTTAGATGGTGACGATTAA
- a CDS encoding sterol desaturase family protein, whose translation MESLIEFFEDVPTVFRAGMLVGGIFLFWIIEGVFPLFEFGYKKVRHAAINLVLNGFFVVIGLGFAGLLVWSSNYVTTNEFGVLQWIEMPVWAQAIVGVMLLDFFGAYLIHWIEHKVVFMWKFHLVHHSDTTVDVTTGLRHHPGEAVFRMIFTIIGVIVVGAPIWIVFLYQSISALFAHLTHANINMPRKIDRALSWVFITPLMHKVHHHYTQPLTDTNYGNIFAVWDRMFGTFAQVDEMTELKYGIDTHMDPAENDNLGNLLKIPFQSYRPPVGSKFGDEADIRESDND comes from the coding sequence ATGGAATCATTAATTGAATTTTTTGAAGATGTCCCCACGGTTTTCCGGGCAGGCATGTTGGTGGGCGGAATTTTTCTGTTCTGGATTATTGAAGGTGTTTTTCCGCTCTTCGAGTTTGGATATAAAAAAGTACGCCATGCAGCTATAAACCTGGTGCTGAATGGTTTTTTTGTGGTGATAGGTCTGGGTTTTGCCGGTCTTTTGGTTTGGTCTTCCAATTATGTGACGACTAACGAATTCGGCGTTCTTCAATGGATTGAAATGCCGGTGTGGGCTCAGGCCATAGTTGGGGTTATGCTGCTCGATTTTTTCGGTGCTTACCTGATTCACTGGATAGAACATAAAGTTGTGTTCATGTGGAAATTTCATCTCGTTCACCATAGTGATACTACTGTAGATGTAACCACCGGACTCCGTCACCACCCCGGCGAAGCTGTTTTTCGAATGATTTTTACCATTATTGGGGTGATAGTTGTAGGTGCGCCAATCTGGATTGTCTTCCTTTATCAAAGTATATCGGCATTATTCGCGCATCTAACCCATGCGAACATCAACATGCCAAGAAAGATAGACCGGGCTTTATCATGGGTATTTATCACACCGTTGATGCATAAAGTTCACCACCATTATACGCAGCCGTTAACCGATACTAACTATGGGAATATCTTTGCCGTTTGGGACCGTATGTTTGGAACTTTTGCCCAGGTAGATGAGATGACTGAACTCAAGTATGGCATCGATACGCATATGGATCCGGCTGAAAATGACAACCTGGGCAATCTGCTTAAAATACCCTTTCAGTCTTATCGCCCACCGGTAGGATCTAAGTTTGGGGATGAAGCAGATATCCGTGAATCTGACAATGATTAA
- a CDS encoding DUF1801 domain-containing protein yields the protein MNPEVDQYLDIGCGRCPLGGTPECKVHDWQEELKQLRLIILESGLTEEVKWSVPCYTYEGSNVLILSAFKNYCSVSFFKGSLLQDQNKMLVKPGKNSQAARLFKFTNVEQINESENSIKEYIREAIEIEKSGKKVKFKKNPEPFPEELQVKFDEDPVLQEAFEALTPGRQRGYIIHFSGAKQSSTRQRRIEKYIPKIMEGKGFHD from the coding sequence ATGAACCCAGAAGTTGATCAATATCTCGATATCGGCTGTGGGCGCTGTCCGCTGGGCGGCACTCCCGAGTGCAAAGTCCATGACTGGCAGGAGGAACTGAAACAGCTACGGCTTATCATCCTTGAATCGGGGCTTACAGAAGAAGTGAAATGGAGTGTGCCTTGCTATACTTATGAAGGCAGCAACGTACTTATCCTCAGCGCCTTCAAAAACTATTGTTCGGTCAGCTTTTTTAAAGGATCTCTGCTCCAGGATCAAAACAAGATGCTTGTTAAACCCGGGAAAAATTCACAGGCAGCCCGCCTTTTTAAGTTCACGAATGTTGAACAAATCAATGAATCTGAGAACAGTATAAAGGAATATATCCGGGAAGCTATTGAGATTGAGAAGTCCGGAAAGAAGGTGAAATTCAAGAAGAACCCGGAACCCTTTCCTGAAGAGCTACAGGTAAAATTCGATGAGGATCCTGTTTTACAAGAAGCTTTTGAGGCGTTAACGCCCGGACGTCAGCGCGGCTACATCATTCACTTCTCCGGAGCTAAGCAGTCTTCAACCCGGCAACGAAGAATTGAGAAATACATTCCAAAAATCATGGAAGGGAAAGGATTTCATGATTGA
- a CDS encoding YdeI family protein, with protein sequence MNPEVDWFFEKDTQWKQEYERLRMLLLECGLTEELKWGCPCYTVNKNNVVLIHGFKDYCALLFHKGVLLKDPEDILVQQTKNVQSARQLRFTNAEEIIDQEHIIQAYVNEAVEVEKSGEEVKMKKTSEFDVPEEFQSKLDENPALEKAFESLTPGRQRGYLLHFSGAKQSKTRSRRVEKSIPDILEGKGLHD encoded by the coding sequence ATGAATCCTGAGGTTGACTGGTTTTTTGAGAAAGACACTCAATGGAAACAAGAATATGAAAGACTCAGAATGCTCCTCCTGGAATGTGGACTCACCGAGGAATTGAAATGGGGTTGTCCCTGTTATACGGTTAACAAAAATAATGTAGTACTCATCCATGGGTTTAAAGATTACTGTGCTCTTCTGTTTCACAAAGGAGTGTTGCTGAAAGACCCTGAGGACATTCTTGTTCAGCAAACAAAGAATGTCCAATCAGCCCGCCAGCTTCGATTCACCAATGCTGAAGAAATTATAGATCAGGAACACATCATTCAGGCTTATGTCAATGAAGCAGTTGAGGTGGAGAAATCCGGAGAAGAAGTAAAAATGAAGAAGACTTCAGAGTTTGATGTGCCTGAAGAATTTCAATCTAAACTTGATGAAAACCCCGCTTTGGAAAAGGCTTTTGAATCGTTAACTCCGGGACGTCAGCGCGGATACCTTCTTCACTTTTCAGGGGCTAAACAATCCAAAACACGTTCTCGAAGAGTAGAAAAATCCATTCCAGACATTCTGGAGGGAAAAGGATTACATGACTAA
- a CDS encoding sodium:solute symporter: MSWIDWSVLIAFLGYTVWDGTRQGKDASTIEGYLLANRSMPWWAAGLSVMATQASAITFIGTTGIAYVEDMRFVQTYLAIPFAMIFICMFLVPFFNKMQNFTAYEVLEERFGLKTRLTTAGLFLISRGLALGVVIAAPSYVLSLLLGLPLNVTIIIIGVIATAYTTVGGIAGVINTDVKQMAIMMFGLIFSFGLIWVNLPEEVNFNDALYLAGSLDKLTALDLNFDLSEKYNVWSGVIAAFFLMASYFGTDQTQVQRYLTTDSVKNARKSLLLTAYTKVPMQFFILLLGVMLYVFFIFNPAPASFRATEPVAETQEYQLAEERILKEYQLAHIAREDAALEAVQNRNPETQQAFVNADKEMNEARHADLALQAEIRQADVNDTNYIFPYFILNHVPIGIIGLIVGGIFAAALSSIDSELNALTTVSIVDWYQRLKGDVHTEAHYVKSSRGVTFMWGAIATVSALLLGETKSIIELVNQIGSYFYGSILGVFVLLLWVKRASGTGALVGLISGMLSVFTFDRLFYNATTADYSFIFPWNEVPDGYAKAIEFLWLNPVGTAVVVLVGFLVSIAFKNR; the protein is encoded by the coding sequence ATGAGCTGGATTGACTGGTCGGTTTTAATCGCTTTTCTTGGATATACCGTTTGGGATGGAACCCGTCAGGGTAAAGATGCCTCCACCATTGAAGGCTACCTGCTTGCCAACCGCTCGATGCCCTGGTGGGCGGCCGGACTTTCGGTCATGGCAACCCAGGCTTCGGCCATCACTTTTATCGGGACCACCGGAATTGCCTATGTAGAAGACATGCGCTTTGTACAAACCTACCTGGCCATTCCCTTTGCCATGATTTTCATCTGCATGTTCCTGGTCCCTTTCTTCAACAAAATGCAGAATTTTACGGCTTATGAAGTCCTTGAAGAACGCTTTGGGTTGAAAACGAGGCTAACTACAGCCGGGCTTTTTCTGATATCCAGAGGCCTGGCACTGGGCGTTGTGATTGCGGCTCCTTCTTATGTTTTATCATTGCTGCTTGGACTTCCGCTGAATGTCACCATTATCATTATCGGGGTAATCGCTACAGCTTATACCACTGTTGGCGGAATTGCCGGCGTTATTAACACCGATGTGAAACAAATGGCCATTATGATGTTCGGGCTCATTTTTTCTTTTGGGTTGATTTGGGTCAACCTCCCGGAAGAAGTCAATTTTAATGATGCTCTTTATCTTGCCGGAAGCCTGGATAAGCTGACCGCCCTCGACCTGAATTTTGACCTTTCTGAGAAGTACAATGTTTGGAGCGGAGTTATTGCGGCTTTCTTTTTGATGGCCTCCTATTTCGGGACCGACCAAACGCAGGTTCAGCGTTACCTCACAACCGACTCCGTTAAAAATGCCAGAAAATCATTGCTTCTGACAGCTTATACCAAAGTGCCCATGCAGTTTTTTATCCTGCTTCTTGGCGTGATGCTGTACGTATTCTTCATTTTTAATCCGGCACCTGCTTCTTTCCGTGCTACCGAACCGGTGGCCGAAACGCAGGAATACCAACTGGCAGAAGAACGAATCCTGAAAGAGTATCAGCTGGCTCATATTGCCCGTGAAGATGCGGCACTTGAAGCCGTCCAAAACCGAAATCCGGAAACCCAACAGGCGTTTGTCAATGCCGACAAAGAGATGAATGAAGCTCGTCATGCCGACCTCGCTTTGCAAGCTGAAATCAGACAGGCTGATGTAAACGACACTAACTATATCTTTCCCTATTTCATCCTGAACCATGTGCCCATCGGGATTATCGGGTTGATCGTGGGCGGAATATTTGCGGCCGCACTTAGTAGTATCGACAGTGAACTGAATGCATTAACCACGGTTTCAATCGTCGATTGGTATCAGCGCCTGAAAGGAGACGTTCATACCGAAGCACACTATGTAAAATCATCACGTGGAGTCACTTTTATGTGGGGAGCCATTGCCACCGTCTCTGCCCTCTTACTTGGGGAAACGAAATCTATTATCGAACTGGTGAACCAGATTGGTAGTTATTTTTACGGTTCCATCCTTGGGGTTTTTGTTCTGCTGCTTTGGGTGAAACGAGCTTCAGGAACCGGTGCTTTGGTTGGCTTGATTTCCGGGATGCTCTCCGTTTTTACCTTCGACCGGCTTTTCTACAATGCCACAACCGCTGATTATTCATTCATCTTTCCCTGGAATGAGGTGCCTGATGGATACGCCAAAGCCATTGAGTTTCTGTGGCTGAATCCCGTGGGAACGGCAGTTGTTGTTCTGGTTGGGTTTTTAGTGAGTATAGCTTTTAAGAATAGGTAA
- a CDS encoding AraC family transcriptional regulator: protein MGEKRRVRISEAIHVLEKNYLDILTVYEWADAMGYSRSHFCRIFKKEFGTNPKDKLKAFRLKLIKEEIRKNPQAIGYEIAVNTGLTDSKSLHKFLYTHFDKNLTTLKYDLAVG from the coding sequence ATGGGGGAAAAGAGAAGAGTGCGAATTTCAGAGGCAATTCATGTATTAGAAAAAAATTACTTGGATATTTTGACCGTATATGAGTGGGCAGATGCGATGGGATATTCCAGATCTCATTTTTGCCGAATTTTTAAAAAAGAATTTGGTACGAATCCTAAGGATAAATTGAAGGCTTTTCGGCTTAAATTAATTAAAGAAGAGATTAGAAAAAACCCTCAAGCCATTGGGTATGAAATTGCTGTAAATACTGGTTTAACTGATAGTAAGTCGCTCCATAAATTTTTATACACGCATTTTGATAAAAATCTAACGACTCTAAAATACGATTTGGCAGTAGGTTAG
- a CDS encoding HlyD family efflux transporter periplasmic adaptor subunit, with protein MLFPKEIFEQTTQSLSVRHTVSSQILYTATLCFLAGLFVSLPFIQVDVSVKSDGMIRANTERQVLKTAVSGIISEFRIKENNLVQKGDLLVSIDSEEIEQSLEYNRQRQSLLRNYIWDLKSIKRKLSESVEISLSTSLYHSEWLAFEQEKNDLEASVHNIESEYNRQKQLFDKQLISQAELEQQTFQLESEKRRLELLHRSKLNSWQQELDNFEQELKRLQAELTQLKKEKERHSLYAPVDGVIQNVAGISENSMIYVNEKIAEISPNTALIAELYVSARDIGLLKEGMQARFQINAFDHNQWGSLYGSISEISNDVIVIQDQPVFLVRCKLNQDFLELPNGYKGNLKKGMTLQGRFTVTERSLFQLLYDNVDDWLNPA; from the coding sequence ATGCTTTTCCCAAAAGAAATTTTCGAACAAACCACGCAAAGCTTATCTGTACGTCACACCGTCAGCTCCCAAATTTTATACACTGCAACACTTTGTTTTTTGGCAGGTTTATTTGTGTCACTTCCCTTCATTCAGGTAGATGTTAGTGTAAAAAGTGATGGAATGATACGGGCCAATACTGAAAGGCAAGTTCTTAAAACTGCAGTTTCGGGAATAATATCAGAATTTAGAATAAAGGAAAATAATCTTGTACAAAAAGGAGATTTGCTGGTTTCTATTGACTCTGAAGAAATAGAGCAAAGTTTGGAATACAATCGGCAAAGGCAGTCATTACTTCGGAACTATATATGGGATTTGAAATCTATTAAGAGGAAATTGTCTGAGAGTGTAGAAATTTCTTTAAGCACTTCTTTATATCATTCAGAGTGGTTGGCTTTTGAACAGGAAAAAAATGACTTGGAGGCAAGTGTCCACAATATTGAGTCTGAATATAATCGCCAAAAGCAACTTTTCGATAAACAGCTAATCAGTCAAGCCGAATTAGAGCAACAAACATTTCAGCTTGAATCTGAAAAAAGAAGATTAGAATTACTGCATAGATCAAAATTAAATAGTTGGCAGCAGGAATTGGATAATTTTGAACAAGAATTAAAAAGGCTACAAGCTGAGCTTACTCAATTAAAAAAGGAAAAAGAACGACACTCTCTATACGCTCCGGTAGATGGAGTCATTCAAAATGTAGCAGGCATTTCTGAAAACAGCATGATTTACGTAAATGAAAAAATTGCTGAAATTTCACCGAATACGGCTTTAATTGCAGAGCTGTATGTTTCTGCTCGGGATATAGGTTTGCTGAAAGAAGGAATGCAGGCCCGATTCCAGATTAACGCATTCGATCATAATCAATGGGGGAGTTTGTATGGTTCTATTTCAGAGATATCAAATGATGTAATCGTTATACAAGACCAACCTGTTTTTTTGGTGCGATGCAAGTTGAATCAGGATTTTCTGGAGCTACCTAATGGTTATAAGGGCAATCTAAAAAAAGGAATGACACTCCAGGGAAGGTTTACTGTAACTGAAAGGAGCCTTTTCCAACTGTTATATGATAATGTAGATGATTGGTTGAATCCGGCATAA